One Peribacillus simplex NBRC 15720 = DSM 1321 genomic region harbors:
- a CDS encoding ATP-grasp domain-containing protein produces MKPSDFHCWIVVNGYLQHDKFSSLALFIKEAAERKDITATLIRNSDLIPIIEKGVPLLKGTFDKLPDFVLFMDKDIHLARHLELLGIPVYNSSTAIDICDSKAKTHQALTGHGIPMPKTLFPPFTYEGIERVNMDAFIQIGNELGYPLIVKEAYGSFGEQVYLIQTEDELLKTIRNLGHKPFIIQEFIEHSKGRDIRVNVVGNQVIAAMQRHSEQDFRANMTAGGQAAPYIPTSEEAQLAIRCAQILGADFAGVDLLFGEEGPLLCEVNSNSHLLNIYECTGINIADSMFDYILKELGKGSASDEKTSRLVDL; encoded by the coding sequence ATGAAACCTTCAGATTTCCACTGTTGGATTGTCGTTAACGGCTATTTACAGCATGATAAGTTTTCCAGTTTAGCTTTGTTCATTAAAGAGGCGGCTGAAAGGAAAGATATCACGGCAACCCTTATCCGTAATTCAGATCTCATTCCCATAATCGAAAAAGGAGTGCCACTGCTTAAAGGAACCTTTGATAAGCTGCCTGATTTTGTTCTGTTCATGGATAAAGACATTCATTTGGCACGCCATTTGGAATTGCTCGGCATTCCCGTATATAACAGCAGTACAGCGATCGATATTTGCGACAGCAAAGCAAAAACACATCAAGCATTAACCGGACATGGCATACCGATGCCGAAAACCTTATTTCCCCCTTTTACGTACGAAGGGATTGAAAGGGTCAACATGGATGCTTTTATACAAATCGGCAATGAACTTGGTTATCCTCTTATCGTTAAGGAAGCATACGGTTCTTTTGGGGAACAAGTATATTTAATCCAAACAGAGGATGAGTTACTAAAGACGATCCGTAATCTTGGCCACAAACCATTTATCATCCAGGAATTCATCGAGCACAGTAAAGGTCGGGATATTCGTGTGAATGTCGTGGGCAATCAAGTCATAGCAGCGATGCAACGCCATTCCGAACAAGACTTCCGAGCTAATATGACTGCCGGGGGGCAGGCTGCACCATATATACCCACCAGTGAAGAAGCACAACTTGCCATCCGCTGTGCGCAAATTCTGGGTGCCGACTTCGCTGGCGTCGATTTGTTGTTCGGTGAAGAAGGTCCTCTTTTGTGCGAAGTGAATTCGAATTCGCATTTACTAAATATTTATGAATGTACAGGCATCAACATCGCTGATAGCATGTTCGATTATATCTTGAAAGAATTAGGAAAAGGAAGTGCATCTGATGAAAAAACAAGCAGGCTGGTTGATTTATAA
- the mreD gene encoding rod shape-determining protein MreD, with product MRYFILSFIALVFFVFESIFAQMFAGDAFGADKILVPHFMMIFVFFLTMYGSRKMGMFYGAILGLTYDVVYTEILGIYMFLLPFLAYLISKSMKILQNNILIACLTALLSTAVLEVVIFQMNIILSFADMGFGEFAERRLIPTLLLNLAFIIISCYPLKRMIEKLDLQGETE from the coding sequence GTGAGATATTTCATCCTTTCTTTTATAGCCTTGGTTTTTTTTGTTTTTGAAAGCATCTTCGCCCAGATGTTCGCTGGCGACGCATTCGGGGCCGATAAAATCCTCGTGCCCCATTTCATGATGATTTTCGTTTTTTTCCTGACCATGTACGGGTCCAGGAAAATGGGTATGTTTTATGGGGCGATTCTTGGGTTGACTTATGATGTTGTATATACGGAAATCCTTGGGATTTACATGTTCCTGCTGCCTTTTCTTGCCTATCTGATCTCGAAAAGCATGAAAATCCTGCAAAATAATATATTGATTGCCTGCCTTACTGCGCTTTTATCCACGGCAGTTTTAGAGGTTGTCATCTTTCAGATGAATATCATCCTATCATTTGCAGATATGGGATTTGGTGAATTTGCGGAACGGAGATTGATTCCGACATTATTATTGAATCTCGCATTCATTATTATCAGCTGCTATCCTTTAAAGAGAATGATTGAAAAGCTTGATTTGCAAGGTGAAACGGAATAA
- a CDS encoding rod shape-determining protein: protein MFGIGARDIGIDLGTANTLVYVKGKGIAVREPSVVAVQTDTKQIVAVGNDAKNMIGRTPGNVVALRPMKDGVIADYETTATMMKYYMKEAQKKGVFGNKPYVMICVPSGITAVEQRAVIAAARQAGARDAYPIEEPFAAAIGADLPVWEPTGSMVVDIGGGTTEVAIISLGGIVTSQSIRIAGDEMDDAIIVYIRKNYNLMIGERTAEAIKMEIGSAGDTEGVENMEIRGRDLLTGLPKTIEITAEEISKALSDTVSAIVDSVKNTLEKTPPELAADIMDRGIVLTGGGALLRNLDKVISEETQMPVIIAENPLDCVAIGTGKALDHIHLFKTKSRDSR, encoded by the coding sequence ATGTTTGGAATTGGCGCTAGAGATATAGGGATTGATTTAGGGACGGCGAATACGCTTGTCTATGTGAAAGGAAAAGGTATCGCAGTACGTGAACCATCGGTTGTAGCTGTGCAAACAGATACAAAGCAAATCGTTGCAGTAGGAAACGATGCGAAAAACATGATCGGCCGTACACCTGGTAACGTGGTTGCCCTTCGCCCGATGAAGGATGGAGTAATTGCCGATTATGAAACGACGGCTACCATGATGAAGTACTATATGAAGGAAGCTCAAAAGAAGGGCGTATTCGGCAACAAGCCATATGTCATGATTTGTGTGCCTTCTGGAATTACGGCAGTTGAGCAGCGTGCAGTCATCGCTGCAGCTAGACAAGCTGGAGCCCGTGACGCATATCCTATCGAAGAACCGTTTGCAGCAGCGATCGGTGCGGACCTTCCTGTTTGGGAGCCTACAGGCAGCATGGTCGTTGATATCGGCGGAGGAACGACGGAAGTGGCAATCATTTCCCTTGGCGGTATCGTTACAAGCCAATCGATCCGAATTGCCGGTGACGAAATGGATGATGCCATTATCGTTTACATCCGTAAGAACTACAATTTGATGATCGGTGAGCGTACTGCTGAAGCGATCAAAATGGAAATTGGTTCTGCTGGAGACACGGAAGGCGTAGAAAACATGGAAATTCGCGGCCGTGACCTATTGACAGGATTACCGAAAACGATCGAAATTACAGCTGAGGAAATATCCAAAGCATTAAGCGACACAGTTTCTGCAATTGTGGATTCCGTGAAAAACACTTTAGAGAAAACACCACCTGAATTAGCCGCTGACATCATGGACAGAGGCATTGTATTGACAGGCGGGGGTGCTTTGCTGCGCAATTTGGATAAAGTCATCAGTGAAGAAACGCAAATGCCGGTGATCATCGCTGAAAATCCACTGGATTGTGTTGCAATCGGAACGGGAAAAGCGCTGGACCACATTCATTTATTCAAGACTAAATCAAGAGATTCGCGATAA
- a CDS encoding ATP-grasp domain-containing protein, whose protein sequence is MKKQAGWLIYNREDALKNKGYIDWMLDEASKLDLDLHFHFREDIRIGHRFNELYVEHGTQPISLPDFAIVRTIDPFFTKQLEQLGIACFNSSFVSEIANDKAKTHQYLSSLGIPMADTVYCNGKPSADDMEFPFIAKETRGRGGKQVYLIEHADDLAELNDGNWIVQKPGLFGRDIRVFVVGKKVKAAVLRESASSFKANYTLGGSASLYELTASELALVERVMRSFDFGLVGIDFIFAEDGSLMLNEIEDVVGSRTLSALSDMNIVWEYLTFIKERISS, encoded by the coding sequence ATGAAAAAACAAGCAGGCTGGTTGATTTATAACCGTGAGGATGCCTTGAAAAATAAGGGATACATAGATTGGATGCTTGACGAAGCCAGTAAGCTTGATCTTGATTTACACTTTCACTTTCGGGAAGACATTAGGATTGGTCATCGTTTCAACGAGTTATACGTGGAACATGGGACACAGCCAATTTCATTGCCAGACTTTGCTATCGTCCGGACCATCGACCCTTTTTTTACAAAGCAACTGGAGCAACTGGGGATTGCTTGCTTTAACTCCTCCTTCGTATCGGAAATCGCGAATGACAAAGCAAAGACGCATCAATATTTGTCATCGCTGGGGATTCCAATGGCCGATACGGTATATTGTAACGGAAAGCCGAGTGCCGATGACATGGAGTTCCCTTTCATTGCTAAAGAAACTCGTGGCCGCGGAGGGAAACAAGTATATCTAATCGAGCATGCCGATGATCTTGCCGAACTGAATGATGGAAATTGGATAGTTCAAAAACCTGGCTTATTCGGAAGGGATATCCGCGTCTTTGTGGTTGGTAAAAAAGTGAAGGCTGCTGTACTTAGGGAATCCGCTTCCAGTTTCAAGGCAAATTATACGCTGGGCGGATCGGCTTCTCTATATGAGCTGACTGCATCCGAATTAGCCCTTGTTGAAAGAGTAATGAGGTCGTTTGATTTTGGCCTCGTCGGTATCGATTTCATATTTGCCGAAGATGGCAGCCTCATGCTCAACGAAATCGAGGATGTCGTCGGCAGCCGGACATTAAGTGCACTAAGTGATATGAATATCGTATGGGAGTACCTTACATTCATAAAAGAAAGAATATCTTCCTGA
- the radC gene encoding RadC family protein — translation MLIRDYPKEERPRERFLQDGPQSLSNQELLALLLRTGSREESVLQLSGRLINSFKGLRLLKEASVEELTVIKGIGEAKAIQILASVELGRRINNLNDQDRYVIRSPEDGANYCMEEMRFLSQEHFVCLYLNTKNQVLQKTTVFIGSLNASIVHPREVFKEAFKRSAASIICLHNHPSGDPSPSREDIEVTKRLVECGKIIGIEVLDHIIIGEHKYVSLKEKGYL, via the coding sequence ATGTTAATACGGGATTACCCGAAAGAAGAGAGGCCGCGCGAAAGGTTTCTGCAGGACGGACCGCAAAGTCTCTCCAATCAGGAATTGCTCGCTTTGCTATTGAGGACGGGATCAAGGGAAGAATCAGTCCTGCAACTATCTGGCAGACTCATCAATTCCTTCAAGGGCCTGCGCCTACTAAAAGAAGCCTCAGTGGAAGAACTGACAGTTATTAAAGGGATTGGTGAAGCAAAAGCGATTCAAATCCTTGCCTCTGTCGAACTTGGCAGGAGAATTAACAATTTGAATGATCAAGACCGTTATGTGATTCGATCTCCTGAAGATGGAGCCAATTATTGCATGGAAGAAATGCGGTTTTTATCACAGGAACATTTCGTCTGTCTCTATTTAAATACGAAAAATCAAGTGCTTCAAAAAACTACGGTATTCATCGGCAGCCTCAATGCCTCGATCGTGCATCCGCGCGAGGTCTTTAAAGAGGCTTTCAAAAGGTCCGCTGCCTCTATCATCTGTCTTCATAACCACCCCTCCGGAGACCCCTCTCCCAGCAGAGAAGATATTGAAGTGACGAAAAGGCTAGTCGAATGTGGTAAAATAATCGGGATTGAAGTATTGGACCATATCATCATCGGGGAGCATAAATATGTTAGTTTGAAGGAAAAAGGTTATTTATGA
- a CDS encoding valine--tRNA ligase — translation MEENQISMPTKYDPQTIEKGRYKWWLDGKFFETTGDDKKEPYTIVIPPPNVTGKLHLGHAWDTTLQDILTRMKRMQGFDVLWLPGMDHAGIATQAKVEQKLRAEGVSRYDLGREKFVEETWKWKEEYASHIREQWSKLGLGLDYTRERFTLDEGLSKAVREVFVSLYNKDLIYRGEYIINWDPSTKTALSDIEVIYKDVQGAFYHMKYPLVDGSGEIEIATTRPETMLGDTAVAVHPEDDRYKHLIGKMVRLPITGREIPIVGDDYVDMEFGSGAVKITPAHDPNDFEIGNRHNLERILVMHEDGSMNEKAGKYEGMDRFECRKQIVKDLQDEGVLFKIEDHLHSVGHSERSGAVVEPYLSTQWFVKMQPLADASVELQKGTDEEKVHFVPDRFEKTYLHWMENIRDWCISRQLWWGHRIPAWYHKETGEVYVGHEEPADAENWEQDTDVLDTWFSSALWPFSTMGWPDKDSVDFKRYYPTGALVTGYDIIFFWVSRMIFQALEFTGERPFEDVLIHGLVRDEQGRKMSKSLGNGVDPMDVIDQYGADSLRYFLSTGSSPGQDLRYSTEKVEAVWNFSNKIWNASRFALMNMNGMTYDEIDLSGEKSVADKWILTRLNETISNVTRLADRYEFGEVGRVLYNFIWDDFCDWYIEMAKLPLYGEDEAAKKTTRSILAYVLDNTMRLLHPFMPFITEEIWQNLPHQGESITVAAWPEVNEGLTDTAAAEEMKLLVEIIRSVRNIRAEVNTPLSKKINLILKAKDESILGTLQKNSSYIERFCNPEQLTIGIEVEEPAQAMTAVVTGVELILPLTGLINIDEEVKRLEKELDKLNKEVERVQKKLGNEGFVKKAPASVIEEERAKEKDYSEKRDSVIHRINELKQL, via the coding sequence ATGGAAGAAAACCAAATTTCGATGCCGACTAAATATGATCCGCAGACGATAGAGAAAGGCCGCTACAAATGGTGGCTTGATGGGAAGTTTTTCGAAACGACGGGTGACGATAAAAAAGAACCATATACGATTGTCATTCCACCACCGAACGTGACAGGTAAGCTGCATCTTGGCCACGCTTGGGATACAACACTTCAAGATATATTAACACGCATGAAAAGAATGCAAGGGTTTGATGTTTTATGGTTGCCGGGCATGGACCATGCTGGTATCGCCACTCAAGCGAAAGTTGAACAGAAACTTCGTGCCGAAGGCGTAAGCCGTTATGACCTAGGACGTGAAAAGTTTGTAGAAGAAACATGGAAATGGAAAGAAGAATATGCGAGCCATATCCGTGAACAATGGTCAAAGCTTGGTCTTGGCCTTGATTATACCCGTGAACGCTTCACTCTTGATGAGGGGCTTTCAAAGGCAGTGCGTGAAGTGTTCGTATCGCTTTATAACAAGGACTTGATTTATCGCGGCGAATACATCATTAACTGGGATCCATCAACGAAAACGGCATTATCCGATATCGAGGTTATTTACAAAGATGTGCAGGGCGCATTTTACCATATGAAATATCCATTGGTTGACGGATCAGGCGAAATTGAAATAGCCACGACTCGTCCAGAAACGATGCTTGGCGATACAGCGGTTGCCGTACACCCTGAGGATGATCGTTATAAACACTTGATCGGCAAAATGGTCCGCTTGCCAATTACAGGCCGGGAAATCCCGATTGTCGGGGATGATTATGTCGATATGGAATTTGGTTCAGGTGCGGTAAAAATTACACCGGCTCATGATCCGAATGACTTTGAAATCGGGAACCGCCACAATTTGGAGCGCATCCTTGTCATGCATGAAGATGGCTCGATGAATGAAAAGGCCGGTAAATATGAAGGCATGGACCGTTTTGAATGCCGTAAACAAATCGTCAAGGACCTTCAGGACGAAGGAGTACTCTTCAAAATCGAAGATCACCTTCACTCAGTAGGCCATTCAGAGAGAAGCGGTGCTGTTGTTGAACCATATCTTTCGACTCAATGGTTCGTTAAAATGCAGCCGTTGGCTGATGCATCCGTTGAGCTTCAAAAAGGAACCGATGAGGAAAAAGTTCATTTCGTACCAGATCGTTTCGAAAAAACATATCTGCACTGGATGGAAAATATCCGCGACTGGTGCATTTCCCGTCAGCTTTGGTGGGGTCACCGCATTCCAGCCTGGTACCATAAAGAAACAGGTGAAGTGTATGTAGGTCACGAAGAGCCTGCGGACGCTGAAAACTGGGAACAAGATACAGATGTTCTGGATACATGGTTCAGCTCGGCATTATGGCCGTTCTCGACTATGGGCTGGCCTGACAAAGATAGTGTTGATTTCAAACGATACTATCCAACCGGAGCGCTTGTGACAGGCTACGACATCATTTTCTTTTGGGTTTCAAGGATGATTTTCCAGGCACTAGAGTTCACGGGCGAACGTCCTTTTGAAGATGTATTGATTCACGGTCTGGTTCGTGACGAACAGGGGCGCAAGATGAGTAAATCGCTAGGCAATGGTGTCGATCCGATGGATGTCATCGATCAATACGGTGCCGATTCCCTGCGTTACTTCTTATCTACGGGCAGCTCGCCAGGCCAGGACCTTCGTTATAGTACGGAAAAAGTGGAAGCGGTTTGGAACTTCTCCAATAAGATTTGGAACGCCTCCCGTTTTGCTTTGATGAACATGAATGGCATGACTTATGACGAAATCGATTTAAGCGGTGAGAAATCTGTAGCCGATAAATGGATCTTGACGCGTTTGAATGAAACGATTTCAAACGTAACCAGACTTGCGGACCGTTATGAGTTTGGTGAAGTGGGCCGTGTGCTTTACAACTTCATTTGGGATGATTTCTGTGACTGGTATATTGAAATGGCGAAGCTTCCGCTATATGGCGAAGACGAAGCAGCTAAGAAAACGACGCGCTCGATCTTGGCTTATGTACTGGATAACACGATGAGATTGTTACACCCGTTCATGCCATTCATTACCGAAGAAATCTGGCAGAACCTACCGCATCAAGGTGAGTCCATCACTGTTGCCGCTTGGCCGGAAGTGAATGAAGGGTTAACAGATACAGCTGCAGCCGAGGAAATGAAGCTGCTTGTTGAAATCATCCGCTCCGTCCGTAATATCCGTGCTGAGGTGAACACACCGCTAAGCAAAAAAATCAATTTGATTTTAAAAGCGAAAGATGAGTCCATCTTAGGGACATTACAGAAAAACAGCAGCTATATCGAGCGTTTTTGTAATCCTGAACAATTGACGATCGGAATCGAAGTCGAAGAACCTGCTCAAGCCATGACAGCTGTCGTAACTGGCGTAGAACTAATCCTTCCGCTTACAGGACTGATCAATATTGACGAAGAAGTGAAACGTCTTGAAAAAGAACTCGACAAACTTAATAAAGAAGTTGAGCGCGTACAGAAAAAATTAGGCAACGAGGGCTTCGTTAAAAAGGCGCCGGCAAGCGTCATCGAAGAAGAACGTGCCAAGGAAAAAGACTATAGTGAAAAACGCGACTCTGTAATCCACAGGATCAACGAACTGAAACAACTGTAA
- the mreC gene encoding rod shape-determining protein MreC, protein MPQFFNKKLLLLLVSIIVLVALIGFSLREREELTWPEQFLKDTTGWVGNVFNKPVSGITGFVGGLKDLQHTYDENKKLKARLDEYVLLKTQVQDLKEENEELRDNLKKEDDLRKYSPTQATVIGRNPDRWHEMLTINKGKRNGVEKNMAVITSNGLVGKVKSATDFTASVQLLSSIDKANRVSAIVQGDDKAYGLIEGFDDKKNLLLMKRIPYDKKIKKNSLVITSGYGGIFPKGLLIGKVVDVKVDQYGLNQTAYIEPSTDFYDINNVMVVQREVDGVPKESEGEDEAE, encoded by the coding sequence ATGCCACAGTTTTTTAATAAAAAGCTCCTTCTCTTGCTCGTTAGTATTATCGTTCTCGTGGCATTGATCGGTTTTTCATTAAGGGAGAGAGAAGAGTTGACTTGGCCGGAGCAATTCCTGAAAGATACGACAGGCTGGGTCGGAAATGTGTTTAATAAGCCAGTATCGGGTATAACAGGTTTTGTAGGGGGCTTAAAAGACCTTCAACATACATACGATGAAAACAAAAAATTAAAAGCCCGCTTGGATGAATATGTATTATTGAAAACCCAAGTCCAAGATTTAAAGGAAGAAAATGAAGAACTTCGCGATAACCTCAAAAAAGAAGATGACCTGCGGAAGTATTCGCCCACCCAGGCGACGGTCATTGGACGTAATCCCGACCGCTGGCATGAAATGCTGACGATTAATAAAGGGAAGCGTAATGGGGTAGAAAAAAACATGGCTGTCATCACGTCCAATGGGCTAGTCGGTAAGGTGAAATCAGCGACGGATTTCACGGCCTCGGTTCAACTTTTAAGTTCGATCGATAAAGCCAACCGTGTCTCGGCGATCGTTCAAGGTGATGATAAAGCATATGGCTTGATTGAAGGATTCGATGATAAGAAGAACCTTTTGCTGATGAAACGGATTCCATATGATAAAAAGATCAAGAAAAATTCATTGGTCATCACATCCGGTTATGGAGGGATCTTTCCGAAAGGTCTGCTGATCGGTAAAGTTGTCGATGTCAAAGTGGATCAATATGGATTGAACCAGACCGCATATATTGAACCTTCGACGGATTTTTATGATATTAATAATGTTATGGTCGTTCAGCGCGAAGTGGACGGTGTACCGAAAGAAAGTGAAGGGGAGGATGAAGCTGAGTGA
- a CDS encoding bifunctional folylpolyglutamate synthase/dihydrofolate synthase, with amino-acid sequence MVTTMKEINHFFERRQVQLGMNFGLSRMEALLTELGDPHKALKYIHIAGSNGKGSTLQYIKEILLAQGIRVASFTSPYLIRMNEQLKINEDEISDKDFIAVFRKLWPIIQEMDSKGNGPTQFEILTAMAFSYFSKKEVDLVLMETGLGGRLDTTNVIQPFLSIITSISLEHTNILGNTLGEIAFEKAGIIKSGAPIISGVTAGEPAKVIEEKASSLGVPYYQLGKDFHVGNIKQSERGQSFSFSLADRSIENVEMRMLGRHQMENAALAIAAVTLGMEYIDEKNIRKGIGEAKWDGRFEKISDEPLVIIDGAHNPAGIDVLKETLKVHYPDYKYRFVFSSFKDKNYSEMLHGLETEAMEIIITEFDHERAADAKTLYEKCSHPNKSINKDWQAAITEGRSKTGEKEILVITGSLHFLSLVREFLIRGND; translated from the coding sequence ATGGTAACAACCATGAAAGAAATCAATCATTTTTTTGAACGGCGCCAAGTTCAATTGGGCATGAATTTTGGCTTATCACGGATGGAAGCATTGTTAACTGAATTAGGTGATCCGCACAAGGCGCTAAAGTATATTCACATTGCAGGATCCAACGGGAAAGGATCAACACTGCAATATATTAAAGAAATCTTACTTGCCCAAGGGATTCGGGTCGCTTCCTTCACTTCGCCTTATTTAATAAGGATGAATGAACAGCTGAAGATAAATGAGGATGAAATCAGTGATAAGGATTTTATCGCTGTCTTCCGGAAGCTTTGGCCGATCATCCAAGAGATGGACAGTAAGGGGAATGGTCCCACTCAGTTCGAAATTTTGACTGCGATGGCATTCTCTTATTTTAGCAAAAAGGAAGTGGATTTGGTTTTGATGGAAACCGGTTTGGGAGGCAGGCTTGATACAACAAATGTCATCCAGCCGTTTCTTTCGATCATTACCTCGATTTCTTTGGAACATACGAACATCCTGGGTAACACGCTTGGGGAAATTGCTTTTGAGAAGGCGGGCATCATTAAAAGTGGGGCACCGATCATCAGCGGAGTCACAGCCGGGGAACCAGCAAAAGTAATTGAAGAAAAAGCGTCATCATTAGGCGTACCGTATTACCAATTAGGGAAAGACTTTCATGTAGGCAATATAAAGCAAAGTGAACGAGGGCAAAGTTTCTCATTTTCTCTTGCCGATAGATCCATCGAAAATGTGGAAATGCGGATGTTAGGCCGTCATCAAATGGAGAATGCGGCACTGGCCATTGCTGCTGTCACACTAGGAATGGAATATATCGATGAAAAAAACATACGTAAAGGAATAGGGGAAGCGAAATGGGATGGCCGCTTTGAAAAAATATCGGATGAGCCGTTGGTGATCATTGATGGTGCCCATAATCCTGCCGGCATCGACGTACTGAAGGAAACACTAAAAGTGCATTACCCCGACTATAAGTACCGATTCGTATTCAGTTCATTTAAAGATAAAAATTATTCCGAGATGCTTCATGGATTGGAAACGGAAGCGATGGAAATCATCATTACCGAATTCGACCATGAACGGGCGGCGGATGCGAAAACGCTATATGAAAAATGCAGTCATCCAAATAAAAGTATAAACAAGGATTGGCAGGCGGCGATAACGGAAGGCAGAAGTAAAACAGGGGAAAAAGAGATTCTTGTCATCACAGGGTCCCTTCATTTCCTTTCACTTGTGAGGGAATTCCTAATCAGAGGGAATGATTGA
- a CDS encoding Maf family protein translates to MQPLILASSSPRRKELLQFLQIPFESMNSNVDESIDENMFPDAAVKELATRKAEAIAAKFQESWVIGSDTVVVLDGEILGKPTSRADGKRMLEMLSGRTHEVYTGVAILFGKHRRVFAEKTEVTFWELPENEIERYLDSGEPFDKAGGYGIQGYGSLLVEQIKGDYFSVVGLPVSRLARELKAMQEELG, encoded by the coding sequence ATGCAGCCATTGATTTTAGCTTCTTCATCACCACGTCGTAAAGAACTTCTACAATTTCTTCAAATCCCCTTTGAAAGCATGAATTCCAATGTCGATGAAAGTATTGATGAAAACATGTTTCCTGATGCAGCGGTGAAAGAACTGGCCACCCGTAAAGCGGAAGCCATCGCAGCAAAATTTCAGGAAAGCTGGGTAATCGGCTCGGATACCGTTGTTGTCCTTGATGGTGAGATATTGGGTAAGCCGACAAGCCGGGCGGATGGAAAAAGAATGCTGGAAATGTTATCAGGACGGACACATGAAGTATACACAGGTGTCGCCATCCTATTCGGCAAGCATCGCAGAGTATTTGCAGAAAAAACGGAAGTGACATTTTGGGAGCTGCCAGAAAATGAAATCGAACGTTATCTGGATAGCGGGGAACCTTTTGACAAAGCTGGCGGCTATGGGATTCAAGGATACGGATCTCTTCTTGTCGAACAAATCAAAGGTGACTATTTCTCAGTCGTCGGGCTTCCGGTCTCAAGACTGGCCCGGGAACTTAAAGCGATGCAGGAAGAGTTAGGATAA
- a CDS encoding prepilin peptidase codes for MMVIHIYLFVLGLILGSFFNVVGLSVPASHSFANRRSACPSCGRTLTFFELIPVISYMLQDGKCRGCKTRISPLYPVVEMLTGVLFASAPIFLGWSNELLIGWTLISLFMIIFVTDVAYMLIPDKILLFFTVIFIVLRVSFPLSPWWDSIFGAAVGFSLLLLIAVISKGGMGGGDIKLFAVIGFVLGMKMVLLSFLIACFYGAFFGIIGLLTGILKKKTLIPFGPYIVFGTLTAYFWGDSLLHWYVTFLR; via the coding sequence ATGATGGTTATCCATATCTATCTCTTCGTCTTGGGCTTAATTTTAGGCTCATTCTTTAACGTTGTCGGTTTAAGTGTCCCAGCCAGTCATTCATTTGCGAATCGTCGCTCCGCCTGTCCTTCTTGCGGGCGTACATTGACATTCTTCGAGTTGATACCGGTTATTTCTTATATGTTGCAAGACGGAAAATGCCGGGGCTGTAAAACAAGGATTTCCCCCCTTTATCCGGTAGTGGAAATGCTGACCGGTGTTTTGTTTGCCTCTGCTCCCATATTCCTTGGCTGGTCGAACGAACTCTTGATTGGCTGGACATTGATTTCATTATTTATGATCATCTTCGTGACTGATGTCGCCTATATGCTCATACCTGATAAAATTCTGCTTTTCTTTACAGTGATTTTTATCGTTCTAAGAGTCTCATTTCCGCTGTCGCCCTGGTGGGATTCAATTTTCGGAGCAGCGGTTGGCTTTAGCCTGCTGTTATTAATCGCTGTCATAAGTAAGGGTGGCATGGGTGGCGGTGATATCAAGCTATTTGCAGTGATTGGCTTTGTACTGGGAATGAAGATGGTGCTGTTATCGTTCCTTATTGCGTGCTTTTATGGGGCATTCTTTGGCATCATCGGGTTGTTGACCGGAATCCTAAAAAAGAAAACACTTATTCCTTTCGGACCGTATATCGTTTTTGGGACATTGACTGCTTATTTTTGGGGCGATTCCCTATTACATTGGTATGTAACTTTTTTAAGATGA